A section of the Oncorhynchus nerka isolate Pitt River linkage group LG3, Oner_Uvic_2.0, whole genome shotgun sequence genome encodes:
- the LOC115103228 gene encoding tropomyosin alpha-3 chain-like isoform X4 has translation MEAIKKKMLMLKMDKETALEASDQSEIDKKAAEDKSKQHDDALIQMQKKLKGTEDELDKYSEALKDAQEKLEVADKKAADAEAEVASLNRRIQLVEEELDRAQERLATALQKLEEAEKAADESERGMKVIENRASKDEEKMEMQEIQLKEAKHIAEEADRKYEEVARKLVIIEGDLERTEERAELAEGNARRLEEQLRGFDQSLKSLQASEDKYSQKEDKYEEEIKILTDKLKEAETRAEFAERSVAKLEKTIDDLEDELYAQKLKYKAISEELDHALNDMTSI, from the exons ATGGAGGCCATCAAGAAGAAGATGCTGATGCTGAAGATGGATAAGGAGACTGCTCTGGAAGCGTCTGACCAGTCCGAGATTGACAAAAAGGCAGCTGAGGATAAGAGCAAGCAG CATGACGATGCGTTGATCCAGATGCAGAAGAAGCTGAAGGGGACTGAGGATGAGCTGGACAAATATTCTGAGGCCTTGAAGGATGCCCAGGAGAAGCTGGAGGTTGCAGACAAGAAAGCTGCAGAT GCTGAGGCTGAGGTGGCCTCTCTGAACAGGCGTATCCAGCTGGTTGAGGAGGAGTTGGACAGGGCCCAGGAGAGACTGGCCACCGCTCTGCAGAAACTGGAGGAAGCAGAGAAAGCTGCAGATGAGAGCGAGAG ggGTATGAAGGTAATTGAGAACAGGGCCTCCAAGGATGAGGAGAAGATGGAGATGCAGGAGATCCAGCTGAAGGAGGCCAAGCACATTGCTGAGGAGGCTGACCGCAAGTATGAGGAG GTGGCTCGTAAGCTGGTGATCATTGAGGGTGATCTGGAGCGTACAGAGGAGAGGGCGGAGCTGGCCGAGGG CAATGCCCGGAGGTTGGAGGAGCAGCTGAGGGGTTTCGACCAATCACTGAAGAGCCTGCAGGCCTCTGAGGACAAG TACTCCCAGAAAGAGGACAAGTATGAGGAGGAGATCAAGATCCTGACCGACAAACTCAAAGAG GCTGAAACCCGTGCTGAGTTTGCTGAGAGATCAGTGGCCAAACTGGAAAAGACCATTGATGACCTGGAAG ATGAGCTCTATGCACAGAAATTGAAGTACAAAGCCATTAGTGAGGAGTTGGACCATGCCCTCAATGACATGACCTCCAT ATAA
- the LOC115103228 gene encoding tropomyosin alpha-3 chain-like isoform X2 yields MEAIKKKMLMLKMDKETALEASDQSEIDKKAAEDKSKQHDDALIQMQKKLKGTEDELDKYSEALKDAQEKLEVADKKAADAEAEVASLNRRIQLVEEELDRAQERLATALQKLEEAEKAADESERGMKVIENRASKDEEKMEMQEIQLKEAKHIAEEADRKYEEVARKLVIIEGDLERTEERAELAEGKCAELEEELKNVSNNLKSLEAQAEKYSQKEDKYEEEIKILTDKLKEAETRAEFAERSVAKLEKTIDDLEDELYAQKLKYKAISEELDHALNDMTSI; encoded by the exons ATGGAGGCCATCAAGAAGAAGATGCTGATGCTGAAGATGGATAAGGAGACTGCTCTGGAAGCGTCTGACCAGTCCGAGATTGACAAAAAGGCAGCTGAGGATAAGAGCAAGCAG CATGACGATGCGTTGATCCAGATGCAGAAGAAGCTGAAGGGGACTGAGGATGAGCTGGACAAATATTCTGAGGCCTTGAAGGATGCCCAGGAGAAGCTGGAGGTTGCAGACAAGAAAGCTGCAGAT GCTGAGGCTGAGGTGGCCTCTCTGAACAGGCGTATCCAGCTGGTTGAGGAGGAGTTGGACAGGGCCCAGGAGAGACTGGCCACCGCTCTGCAGAAACTGGAGGAAGCAGAGAAAGCTGCAGATGAGAGCGAGAG ggGTATGAAGGTAATTGAGAACAGGGCCTCCAAGGATGAGGAGAAGATGGAGATGCAGGAGATCCAGCTGAAGGAGGCCAAGCACATTGCTGAGGAGGCTGACCGCAAGTATGAGGAG GTGGCTCGTAAGCTGGTGATCATTGAGGGTGATCTGGAGCGTACAGAGGAGAGGGCGGAGCTGGCCGAGGG CAAATGCGCCGAGTTGGAGGAGGAGCTGAAAAATGTCAGCAATAACTTAAAGTCCCTGGAAGCCCAAGCTGAgaag TACTCCCAGAAAGAGGACAAGTATGAGGAGGAGATCAAGATCCTGACCGACAAACTCAAAGAG GCTGAAACCCGTGCTGAGTTTGCTGAGAGATCAGTGGCCAAACTGGAAAAGACCATTGATGACCTGGAAG ATGAGCTCTATGCACAGAAATTGAAGTACAAAGCCATTAGTGAGGAGTTGGACCATGCCCTCAATGACATGACCTCCAT ATAA
- the LOC115103228 gene encoding tropomyosin alpha-3 chain-like isoform X5, protein MEAIKKKMLMLKMDKETALEASDQSEIDKKAAEDKSKQHDDALIQMQKKLKGTEDELDKYSEALKDAQEKLEVADKKAADAEAEVASLNRRIQLVEEELDRAQERLATALQKLEEAEKAADESERGMKVIENRASKDEEKMEMQEIQLKEAKHIAEEADRKYEEVARKLVIIEGDLERTEERAELAEGKCAELEEELKNVSNNLKSLEAQAEKYSQKEDKYEEEIKILTDKLKEAETRAEFAERSVAKLEKTIDDLEDELYAQKLKYKAISEELDHALNDMTSM, encoded by the exons ATGGAGGCCATCAAGAAGAAGATGCTGATGCTGAAGATGGATAAGGAGACTGCTCTGGAAGCGTCTGACCAGTCCGAGATTGACAAAAAGGCAGCTGAGGATAAGAGCAAGCAG CATGACGATGCGTTGATCCAGATGCAGAAGAAGCTGAAGGGGACTGAGGATGAGCTGGACAAATATTCTGAGGCCTTGAAGGATGCCCAGGAGAAGCTGGAGGTTGCAGACAAGAAAGCTGCAGAT GCTGAGGCTGAGGTGGCCTCTCTGAACAGGCGTATCCAGCTGGTTGAGGAGGAGTTGGACAGGGCCCAGGAGAGACTGGCCACCGCTCTGCAGAAACTGGAGGAAGCAGAGAAAGCTGCAGATGAGAGCGAGAG ggGTATGAAGGTAATTGAGAACAGGGCCTCCAAGGATGAGGAGAAGATGGAGATGCAGGAGATCCAGCTGAAGGAGGCCAAGCACATTGCTGAGGAGGCTGACCGCAAGTATGAGGAG GTGGCTCGTAAGCTGGTGATCATTGAGGGTGATCTGGAGCGTACAGAGGAGAGGGCGGAGCTGGCCGAGGG CAAATGCGCCGAGTTGGAGGAGGAGCTGAAAAATGTCAGCAATAACTTAAAGTCCCTGGAAGCCCAAGCTGAgaag TACTCCCAGAAAGAGGACAAGTATGAGGAGGAGATCAAGATCCTGACCGACAAACTCAAAGAG GCTGAAACCCGTGCTGAGTTTGCTGAGAGATCAGTGGCCAAACTGGAAAAGACCATTGATGACCTGGAAG ATGAGCTCTATGCACAGAAATTGAAGTACAAAGCCATTAGTGAGGAGTTGGACCATGCCCTCAATGACATGACCTCCATGTAA
- the LOC115103228 gene encoding tropomyosin alpha-3 chain-like isoform X3: MEAIKKKMLMLKMDKETALEASDQSEIDKKAAEDKSKQHDDALIQMQKKLKGTEDELDKYSEALKDAQEKLEVADKKAADAEAEVASLNRRIQLVEEELDRAQERLATALQKLEEAEKAADESERGMKVIENRASKDEEKMEMQEIQLKEAKHIAEEADRKYEEVARKLVIIEGDLERTEERAELAEGNARRLEEQLRGFDQSLKSLQASEDKYSQKEDKYEEEIKILTDKLKEAETRAEFAERSVAKLEKTIDDLEDALANAKEENVNIHATLDKTLEDLNSF, encoded by the exons ATGGAGGCCATCAAGAAGAAGATGCTGATGCTGAAGATGGATAAGGAGACTGCTCTGGAAGCGTCTGACCAGTCCGAGATTGACAAAAAGGCAGCTGAGGATAAGAGCAAGCAG CATGACGATGCGTTGATCCAGATGCAGAAGAAGCTGAAGGGGACTGAGGATGAGCTGGACAAATATTCTGAGGCCTTGAAGGATGCCCAGGAGAAGCTGGAGGTTGCAGACAAGAAAGCTGCAGAT GCTGAGGCTGAGGTGGCCTCTCTGAACAGGCGTATCCAGCTGGTTGAGGAGGAGTTGGACAGGGCCCAGGAGAGACTGGCCACCGCTCTGCAGAAACTGGAGGAAGCAGAGAAAGCTGCAGATGAGAGCGAGAG ggGTATGAAGGTAATTGAGAACAGGGCCTCCAAGGATGAGGAGAAGATGGAGATGCAGGAGATCCAGCTGAAGGAGGCCAAGCACATTGCTGAGGAGGCTGACCGCAAGTATGAGGAG GTGGCTCGTAAGCTGGTGATCATTGAGGGTGATCTGGAGCGTACAGAGGAGAGGGCGGAGCTGGCCGAGGG CAATGCCCGGAGGTTGGAGGAGCAGCTGAGGGGTTTCGACCAATCACTGAAGAGCCTGCAGGCCTCTGAGGACAAG TACTCCCAGAAAGAGGACAAGTATGAGGAGGAGATCAAGATCCTGACCGACAAACTCAAAGAG GCTGAAACCCGTGCTGAGTTTGCTGAGAGATCAGTGGCCAAACTGGAAAAGACCATTGATGACCTGGAAG ATGCGCTAGCCAACGCCAAGGAGGAGAATGTCAACATCCACGCCACCCTGGACAAGACCCTGGAGGACCTCAACAGCTTCTGA
- the LOC115103228 gene encoding tropomyosin alpha-3 chain-like isoform X1: MEAIKKKMLMLKMDKETALEASDQSEIDKKAAEDKSKQHDDALIQMQKKLKGTEDELDKYSEALKDAQEKLEVADKKAADAEAEVASLNRRIQLVEEELDRAQERLATALQKLEEAEKAADESERGMKVIENRASKDEEKMEMQEIQLKEAKHIAEEADRKYEEVARKLVIIEGDLERTEERAELAEGKCAELEEELKNVSNNLKSLEAQAEKYSQKEDKYEEEIKILTDKLKEAETRAEFAERSVAKLEKTIDDLEDALANAKEENVNIHATLDKTLEDLNSF; the protein is encoded by the exons ATGGAGGCCATCAAGAAGAAGATGCTGATGCTGAAGATGGATAAGGAGACTGCTCTGGAAGCGTCTGACCAGTCCGAGATTGACAAAAAGGCAGCTGAGGATAAGAGCAAGCAG CATGACGATGCGTTGATCCAGATGCAGAAGAAGCTGAAGGGGACTGAGGATGAGCTGGACAAATATTCTGAGGCCTTGAAGGATGCCCAGGAGAAGCTGGAGGTTGCAGACAAGAAAGCTGCAGAT GCTGAGGCTGAGGTGGCCTCTCTGAACAGGCGTATCCAGCTGGTTGAGGAGGAGTTGGACAGGGCCCAGGAGAGACTGGCCACCGCTCTGCAGAAACTGGAGGAAGCAGAGAAAGCTGCAGATGAGAGCGAGAG ggGTATGAAGGTAATTGAGAACAGGGCCTCCAAGGATGAGGAGAAGATGGAGATGCAGGAGATCCAGCTGAAGGAGGCCAAGCACATTGCTGAGGAGGCTGACCGCAAGTATGAGGAG GTGGCTCGTAAGCTGGTGATCATTGAGGGTGATCTGGAGCGTACAGAGGAGAGGGCGGAGCTGGCCGAGGG CAAATGCGCCGAGTTGGAGGAGGAGCTGAAAAATGTCAGCAATAACTTAAAGTCCCTGGAAGCCCAAGCTGAgaag TACTCCCAGAAAGAGGACAAGTATGAGGAGGAGATCAAGATCCTGACCGACAAACTCAAAGAG GCTGAAACCCGTGCTGAGTTTGCTGAGAGATCAGTGGCCAAACTGGAAAAGACCATTGATGACCTGGAAG ATGCGCTAGCCAACGCCAAGGAGGAGAATGTCAACATCCACGCCACCCTGGACAAGACCCTGGAGGACCTCAACAGCTTCTGA
- the LOC115103228 gene encoding tropomyosin alpha-3 chain-like isoform X9, with product MANSIEAVKRKIKVLQQQADEAEERAETLQRQVEEEKRSREQAEAEVASLNRRIQLVEEELDRAQERLATALQKLEEAEKAADESERGMKVIENRASKDEEKMEMQEIQLKEAKHIAEEADRKYEEVARKLVIIEGDLERTEERAELAEGNARRLEEQLRGFDQSLKSLQASEDKYSQKEDKYEEEIKILTDKLKEAETRAEFAERSVAKLEKTIDDLEDELYAQKLKYKAISEELDHALNDMTSI from the exons ATGGCCAATAGCATCGAGGCAGTGAAGCGAAAAATTAAAGTTTTGCAGCAACAGGCGGATGAAGCCGAGGAAAGAGCTGAGACTTTGCAAAGACAGGTTGAAGAGGAGAAGCGGTCAAGGGAACAG GCTGAGGCTGAGGTGGCCTCTCTGAACAGGCGTATCCAGCTGGTTGAGGAGGAGTTGGACAGGGCCCAGGAGAGACTGGCCACCGCTCTGCAGAAACTGGAGGAAGCAGAGAAAGCTGCAGATGAGAGCGAGAG ggGTATGAAGGTAATTGAGAACAGGGCCTCCAAGGATGAGGAGAAGATGGAGATGCAGGAGATCCAGCTGAAGGAGGCCAAGCACATTGCTGAGGAGGCTGACCGCAAGTATGAGGAG GTGGCTCGTAAGCTGGTGATCATTGAGGGTGATCTGGAGCGTACAGAGGAGAGGGCGGAGCTGGCCGAGGG CAATGCCCGGAGGTTGGAGGAGCAGCTGAGGGGTTTCGACCAATCACTGAAGAGCCTGCAGGCCTCTGAGGACAAG TACTCCCAGAAAGAGGACAAGTATGAGGAGGAGATCAAGATCCTGACCGACAAACTCAAAGAG GCTGAAACCCGTGCTGAGTTTGCTGAGAGATCAGTGGCCAAACTGGAAAAGACCATTGATGACCTGGAAG ATGAGCTCTATGCACAGAAATTGAAGTACAAAGCCATTAGTGAGGAGTTGGACCATGCCCTCAATGACATGACCTCCAT ATAA
- the LOC115103228 gene encoding tropomyosin alpha-3 chain-like isoform X8 produces the protein MANSIEAVKRKIKVLQQQADEAEERAETLQRQVEEEKRSREQAEAEVASLNRRIQLVEEELDRAQERLATALQKLEEAEKAADESERGMKVIENRASKDEEKMEMQEIQLKEAKHIAEEADRKYEEVARKLVIIEGDLERTEERAELAEGNARRLEEQLRGFDQSLKSLQASEDKYSQKEDKYEEEIKILTDKLKEAETRAEFAERSVAKLEKTIDDLEDALANAKEENVNIHATLDKTLEDLNSF, from the exons ATGGCCAATAGCATCGAGGCAGTGAAGCGAAAAATTAAAGTTTTGCAGCAACAGGCGGATGAAGCCGAGGAAAGAGCTGAGACTTTGCAAAGACAGGTTGAAGAGGAGAAGCGGTCAAGGGAACAG GCTGAGGCTGAGGTGGCCTCTCTGAACAGGCGTATCCAGCTGGTTGAGGAGGAGTTGGACAGGGCCCAGGAGAGACTGGCCACCGCTCTGCAGAAACTGGAGGAAGCAGAGAAAGCTGCAGATGAGAGCGAGAG ggGTATGAAGGTAATTGAGAACAGGGCCTCCAAGGATGAGGAGAAGATGGAGATGCAGGAGATCCAGCTGAAGGAGGCCAAGCACATTGCTGAGGAGGCTGACCGCAAGTATGAGGAG GTGGCTCGTAAGCTGGTGATCATTGAGGGTGATCTGGAGCGTACAGAGGAGAGGGCGGAGCTGGCCGAGGG CAATGCCCGGAGGTTGGAGGAGCAGCTGAGGGGTTTCGACCAATCACTGAAGAGCCTGCAGGCCTCTGAGGACAAG TACTCCCAGAAAGAGGACAAGTATGAGGAGGAGATCAAGATCCTGACCGACAAACTCAAAGAG GCTGAAACCCGTGCTGAGTTTGCTGAGAGATCAGTGGCCAAACTGGAAAAGACCATTGATGACCTGGAAG ATGCGCTAGCCAACGCCAAGGAGGAGAATGTCAACATCCACGCCACCCTGGACAAGACCCTGGAGGACCTCAACAGCTTCTGA
- the LOC115103228 gene encoding tropomyosin alpha-3 chain-like isoform X7 gives MANSIEAVKRKIKVLQQQADEAEERAETLQRQVEEEKRSREQAEAEVASLNRRIQLVEEELDRAQERLATALQKLEEAEKAADESERGMKVIENRASKDEEKMEMQEIQLKEAKHIAEEADRKYEEVARKLVIIEGDLERTEERAELAEGKCAELEEELKNVSNNLKSLEAQAEKYSQKEDKYEEEIKILTDKLKEAETRAEFAERSVAKLEKTIDDLEDELYAQKLKYKAISEELDHALNDMTSI, from the exons ATGGCCAATAGCATCGAGGCAGTGAAGCGAAAAATTAAAGTTTTGCAGCAACAGGCGGATGAAGCCGAGGAAAGAGCTGAGACTTTGCAAAGACAGGTTGAAGAGGAGAAGCGGTCAAGGGAACAG GCTGAGGCTGAGGTGGCCTCTCTGAACAGGCGTATCCAGCTGGTTGAGGAGGAGTTGGACAGGGCCCAGGAGAGACTGGCCACCGCTCTGCAGAAACTGGAGGAAGCAGAGAAAGCTGCAGATGAGAGCGAGAG ggGTATGAAGGTAATTGAGAACAGGGCCTCCAAGGATGAGGAGAAGATGGAGATGCAGGAGATCCAGCTGAAGGAGGCCAAGCACATTGCTGAGGAGGCTGACCGCAAGTATGAGGAG GTGGCTCGTAAGCTGGTGATCATTGAGGGTGATCTGGAGCGTACAGAGGAGAGGGCGGAGCTGGCCGAGGG CAAATGCGCCGAGTTGGAGGAGGAGCTGAAAAATGTCAGCAATAACTTAAAGTCCCTGGAAGCCCAAGCTGAgaag TACTCCCAGAAAGAGGACAAGTATGAGGAGGAGATCAAGATCCTGACCGACAAACTCAAAGAG GCTGAAACCCGTGCTGAGTTTGCTGAGAGATCAGTGGCCAAACTGGAAAAGACCATTGATGACCTGGAAG ATGAGCTCTATGCACAGAAATTGAAGTACAAAGCCATTAGTGAGGAGTTGGACCATGCCCTCAATGACATGACCTCCAT ATAA
- the LOC115103228 gene encoding tropomyosin alpha-4 chain-like isoform X6, translating to MANSIEAVKRKIKVLQQQADEAEERAETLQRQVEEEKRSREQAEAEVASLNRRIQLVEEELDRAQERLATALQKLEEAEKAADESERGMKVIENRASKDEEKMEMQEIQLKEAKHIAEEADRKYEEVARKLVIIEGDLERTEERAELAEGKCAELEEELKNVSNNLKSLEAQAEKYSQKEDKYEEEIKILTDKLKEAETRAEFAERSVAKLEKTIDDLEDALANAKEENVNIHATLDKTLEDLNSF from the exons ATGGCCAATAGCATCGAGGCAGTGAAGCGAAAAATTAAAGTTTTGCAGCAACAGGCGGATGAAGCCGAGGAAAGAGCTGAGACTTTGCAAAGACAGGTTGAAGAGGAGAAGCGGTCAAGGGAACAG GCTGAGGCTGAGGTGGCCTCTCTGAACAGGCGTATCCAGCTGGTTGAGGAGGAGTTGGACAGGGCCCAGGAGAGACTGGCCACCGCTCTGCAGAAACTGGAGGAAGCAGAGAAAGCTGCAGATGAGAGCGAGAG ggGTATGAAGGTAATTGAGAACAGGGCCTCCAAGGATGAGGAGAAGATGGAGATGCAGGAGATCCAGCTGAAGGAGGCCAAGCACATTGCTGAGGAGGCTGACCGCAAGTATGAGGAG GTGGCTCGTAAGCTGGTGATCATTGAGGGTGATCTGGAGCGTACAGAGGAGAGGGCGGAGCTGGCCGAGGG CAAATGCGCCGAGTTGGAGGAGGAGCTGAAAAATGTCAGCAATAACTTAAAGTCCCTGGAAGCCCAAGCTGAgaag TACTCCCAGAAAGAGGACAAGTATGAGGAGGAGATCAAGATCCTGACCGACAAACTCAAAGAG GCTGAAACCCGTGCTGAGTTTGCTGAGAGATCAGTGGCCAAACTGGAAAAGACCATTGATGACCTGGAAG ATGCGCTAGCCAACGCCAAGGAGGAGAATGTCAACATCCACGCCACCCTGGACAAGACCCTGGAGGACCTCAACAGCTTCTGA
- the pmvk gene encoding phosphomevalonate kinase, which yields MATVEPKLILLFSGKRKSGKDYVTDLIHQRLGPDVCCILRLSGPLKQQYAQDHGLDFDELLGAGEYKEKYRADMIQWGEKQREKDQGFFCRVAIKEAQQPIWIVSDTRRLSDLQWFWREYPSQSRCVRVEASEETRRERGWEFTTGIDDAESECGLDQGVDFDWIIKNEGDGSQLEEQLATGLLSIAKEKAKED from the exons ATGGCGACAGTCGAACCCAAACTCATCCTTTTATTTAGCGGGAAACGCAAATCTGGAAAAGATTACGTGACGGATTTGATTCACCAAAG ACTAGGTCCAGATGTATGCTGTATCTTGCGTCTCTCTGGTCCTCTTAAACAGCAATACGCACAG GACCATGGATTGGACTTTGATGAGCTGTTGGGAGCAGGTGAGTACAAGGAGAAGTACCGTGCTGACATGATCCAGTGGGgtgagaagcagagggagaaggaCCAAGGGTTCTTCTGTCGTGTGGCCATCAAGGAGGCCCAGCAGCCTATCTGG ATTGTGAGTGACACGCGGCGTCTGTCAGACCTGCAGTGGTTCTGGAGGGAGTATCCTAGTCAGTCTCGCTGTGTTCGGGTGGAGGCCTCAGaagagacacggagggagaggggctgggagTTCACAACAG gaatAGATGATGCAGAGTCTGAATGTGGGCTCGACCAAGGAGTGGATTTTGATTGGATCATCAAAAATGAGGGCGATGGATCCCAACTGGAGGAGCAGCTTGCTACTGGGCTGCTCTCAATAGCCAAAGAAAAGGCGAAAGAAGACTGA
- the LOC115103289 gene encoding 2,4-dienoyl-CoA reductase [(3E)-enoyl-CoA-producing], mitochondrial-like isoform X1, with translation MLVPGTYKDKVAFITGGGMGLGKGMTTTLSALGAECVIASRKLDVLKKTAEEITAQTGNKTICRSMLCSVMLETPSQLKLLWTNWWRLLVSLMYIGGDQQRCRELHLPVREAVCQPIEDHHRHCPERPAFITLELGKRLILAEKGAAFLAITTIYAENVSGFVIPSAAAKSGVETLCMSLAAVWGRYGLRFNVIQPGPIRTKGAFSRLDPAGMFEKAMIDRIPVGRLGTPGEIANLAAYLCSDYACWVSGAVTKEQWAMMETMIRGTKGS, from the exons ATGCTGGTCCCTGGGACTTACAAAGACAAAGTGGCCTTTATCACAGGAGGAGGAATGGGGTTGGGAAAAGGCATGACCACAACACTGTCAGCACTAGGGGCAGAGTGTGTCATCGCTAGTAG AAAACTGGACGTTTTGAAAAAGACTGCAGAGGAAATTACAGCCCAGACAGGAAAtaag ACTATCTGCAGGTCCATGCTGTGCAGTGTGATGTTAGAGACCCCAAGTCAATTGAAGCTGCTGTGGACCAACTGGTGGAGGTTGCTGGTCTCCCTGATGTACATAG GTGGTGATCAACAACGCTGCAGGGAACTTCATCTCCCCGTCAGAGAAGCTGTCTGCCAACCCATAGAGGACCATCACAGACATTGTCCTGAACGGCCGGCCTTCATCACCCTGGAGCTGGGCAAGAGGCTGATACTGGCCGAGAAGG GTGCTGCGTTTCTGGCCATCACCACCATCTACGCAGAGAACGTCTCTGGATTTGTGATTCCCAGCGCGGCTGCTAAATCAGGAGTGGAAACTCTGTGCAT GTCTTTGGCTGCGGTGTGGGGGAGGTACGGCTTGAGGTTTAATGTCATCCAGCCAGGACCAATCAGAACCAAG GGGGCCTTCAGTCGTCTCGATCCTGCGGGCATGTTTGAGAAGGCCATGATCGACAGGATACCCGTGGGCAGGCTGGGCACGCCCGGAGAGATTGCCAACCTGGCAGCCTACCTGTGTAGTGACTATGCCTGCTGGGTGTCTGGAGCG gTCACTAAGGAGCAGTGGGCTATGATGGAGACCATGATCAGGGGCACCAAGGGATCCTAA
- the LOC115103289 gene encoding 2,4-dienoyl-CoA reductase [(3E)-enoyl-CoA-producing], mitochondrial-like isoform X2, producing MLCSVMLETPSQLKLLWTNWWRLLVSLMYIGGDQQRCRELHLPVREAVCQPIEDHHRHCPERPAFITLELGKRLILAEKGAAFLAITTIYAENVSGFVIPSAAAKSGVETLCMSLAAVWGRYGLRFNVIQPGPIRTKGAFSRLDPAGMFEKAMIDRIPVGRLGTPGEIANLAAYLCSDYACWVSGAVTKEQWAMMETMIRGTKGS from the exons ATGCTGTGCAGTGTGATGTTAGAGACCCCAAGTCAATTGAAGCTGCTGTGGACCAACTGGTGGAGGTTGCTGGTCTCCCTGATGTACATAG GTGGTGATCAACAACGCTGCAGGGAACTTCATCTCCCCGTCAGAGAAGCTGTCTGCCAACCCATAGAGGACCATCACAGACATTGTCCTGAACGGCCGGCCTTCATCACCCTGGAGCTGGGCAAGAGGCTGATACTGGCCGAGAAGG GTGCTGCGTTTCTGGCCATCACCACCATCTACGCAGAGAACGTCTCTGGATTTGTGATTCCCAGCGCGGCTGCTAAATCAGGAGTGGAAACTCTGTGCAT GTCTTTGGCTGCGGTGTGGGGGAGGTACGGCTTGAGGTTTAATGTCATCCAGCCAGGACCAATCAGAACCAAG GGGGCCTTCAGTCGTCTCGATCCTGCGGGCATGTTTGAGAAGGCCATGATCGACAGGATACCCGTGGGCAGGCTGGGCACGCCCGGAGAGATTGCCAACCTGGCAGCCTACCTGTGTAGTGACTATGCCTGCTGGGTGTCTGGAGCG gTCACTAAGGAGCAGTGGGCTATGATGGAGACCATGATCAGGGGCACCAAGGGATCCTAA